Proteins encoded by one window of Dermochelys coriacea isolate rDerCor1 chromosome 13, rDerCor1.pri.v4, whole genome shotgun sequence:
- the TTPAL gene encoding alpha-tocopherol transfer protein-like isoform X1: MSGDSDCTRTSPSVGSPSDNEFLPDRPRYVCSLSPDLIAKAREELQEKPEWRLRDVQALRDMVCKDYPTLGTCLDDAFLLRFLRARKFDYDRALQLLVNYHSCRRSWPEVFNNLKPSAIKAVLASGFVTVLPHLDTEGRHVVCIRPDRWIPSNYPITENIRAIYLTLEKLIQSEETQVNGIVILADYKGVSLSKASHFGPFVAKKVIGILQDGFPIRIKAVNIINEPRIFKGIFAIIKPFLKEKIANRFFLHGSDLNSLHQNLPQRILPEEYGGTSGKLDVAAWNELLLASEEDFLHDFSELVLPGDSSPSEAVVSGDAEEKQSEEPLRGMKPQLYYCY; this comes from the exons ATGTCAGGAGACAGTGATTGTACCCGAACAAGCCCATCCGTGGGGTCTCCATCGGATAATGAGTTCCTGCCAGATCGGCCAAGGTATGTGTGCTCACTGTCTCCTGATCTTATTGCCAAGGCTCGTGAAGAGCTGCAGGAGAAACCTGAATGGAGGCTTCGTGATGTGCAAGCCCTCCGAGACATGGTGTGTAAGGATTACCCTACTCTGGGCACGTGTCTGGACGATGCTTTCTTGCTAAGGTTCCTTAGAGCCAGGAAATTTGATTATGACCGAGCGCTTCAGCTTCTGGTGAACTAtcacagctgcaggaggagctggcCTGAGGTCTTCAATAACTTGAAACCATCTGCAATTAAGGCTGTCCTAGCATCTGGCTTTGTCACTGTGCTGCCTCACTTGGACACTGAGGGACGCCACGTTGTCTGCATTCGTCCAG ACAGATGGATACCAAGTAATTATCCAATTACTGAGAACATTCGTGCCATATACTTAACATTAGAAAAACTCATTCAGTCTGAAGAGACCCAAGTGAATGGAATTGTAATCCTTGCAGACTACAAAGGAGTCAGTTTATCTAAGGCATCTCATTTTGGTCCTTTTGTAGCTAAAAAAGTGATTGGAATTCTTCAG GATGGTTTTCCCATTAGAATCAAAGCCGTCAATATTATAAATGAGCCTCGCATATTCAAAGGAATTTTTGCAATCATCAAGCCTTTTCTGAAGGAAAAGATAGCAAACAGG TTTTTTCTTCATGGCTCTGATTTGAATTCTCTTCATCAAAACCTTCCACAAAGGATCCTTCCTGAAGAATATGGTGGCACATCAGGGAAGCTGGATGTCGCTGCCTGGAATGAGTTGCTGCTCGCCTCGGAAGAGGATTTTCTGCATGACTTCTCTGAGCTGGTTCTTCCAGGTGACAGCTCACCATCTGAAGCTGTAGTGAGTGGGGATGCTGAGGAGAAGCAGAGTGAAGAGCCTCTGCGAGGCATGAAACCTCAACTCTACTACTGTTATTAA
- the TTPAL gene encoding alpha-tocopherol transfer protein-like isoform X2 gives MSGDSDCTRTSPSVGSPSDNEFLPDRPRYVCSLSPDLIAKAREELQEKPEWRLRDVQALRDMVCKDYPTLGTCLDDAFLLRFLRARKFDYDRALQLLVNYHSCRRSWPEVFNNLKPSAIKAVLASGFVTVLPHLDTEGRHVVCIRPDRWIPSNYPITENIRAIYLTLEKLIQSEETQVNGIVILADYKGVSLSKASHFGPFVAKKVIGILQDGFPIRIKAVNIINEPRIFKGIFAIIKPFLKEKIANRVLCCCNFLIS, from the exons ATGTCAGGAGACAGTGATTGTACCCGAACAAGCCCATCCGTGGGGTCTCCATCGGATAATGAGTTCCTGCCAGATCGGCCAAGGTATGTGTGCTCACTGTCTCCTGATCTTATTGCCAAGGCTCGTGAAGAGCTGCAGGAGAAACCTGAATGGAGGCTTCGTGATGTGCAAGCCCTCCGAGACATGGTGTGTAAGGATTACCCTACTCTGGGCACGTGTCTGGACGATGCTTTCTTGCTAAGGTTCCTTAGAGCCAGGAAATTTGATTATGACCGAGCGCTTCAGCTTCTGGTGAACTAtcacagctgcaggaggagctggcCTGAGGTCTTCAATAACTTGAAACCATCTGCAATTAAGGCTGTCCTAGCATCTGGCTTTGTCACTGTGCTGCCTCACTTGGACACTGAGGGACGCCACGTTGTCTGCATTCGTCCAG ACAGATGGATACCAAGTAATTATCCAATTACTGAGAACATTCGTGCCATATACTTAACATTAGAAAAACTCATTCAGTCTGAAGAGACCCAAGTGAATGGAATTGTAATCCTTGCAGACTACAAAGGAGTCAGTTTATCTAAGGCATCTCATTTTGGTCCTTTTGTAGCTAAAAAAGTGATTGGAATTCTTCAG GATGGTTTTCCCATTAGAATCAAAGCCGTCAATATTATAAATGAGCCTCGCATATTCAAAGGAATTTTTGCAATCATCAAGCCTTTTCTGAAGGAAAAGATAGCAAACAGG GTCCTGTGTTGTTGTAACTTTCTCATCAGCTAA